AAGTCCAAAAGGGCTTGGCCATAGCCCGGTCGCCTTTGGACACAGGGGAGTTGCGGTGGTCGCACGGAGGCCGAACGCAGGTCAGAAGCTCTCGGCACGCCAGATGCTCGCGAAGGAACTGGCACGGCTGCGAGAGGAGTCGGGCATGTCCCTGGCCGAGTTGGGTGAGGCGACAACGTACGACCGCGCGTACTTGCACAAGCTGGAGACGGGCGCGCGCATCGGGAGCCCGGAGGTCATCGCGGCGCTGGAGGCGGTGTACGGGACGGCGGGGCATTTGATGATGCTCTGGCAGTTGGCACGGGAGGACGCGTTCGCGGACAAGTACAAGCGGTTCATGCAGTTGGAGTCGAAGGCAACCGTTCAGTACGCGTACTCCGCCGGAGCCATTCACGGTCTTCTCCAGACCGAGGGCTACGCCCGCGAGGTGTTTGAGGCAGCTCGACCGCGCGACGAGCACGACCTCACCGAAGAGATCGCGGCGCGGCTGGGACGGCAGGAGTTGCTACGGCGTGAGAACGCACCACACTTCCGCACCGTCTTGGACGAATCCGTACTCCGGCGCAAGACCCGCGACCCCGAGGAGTGGGGTCGGCAACTGGAACACCTTCTGGAAGCAAGCCGGTTGCCAAACGTCACGCTCCAGGTGTTGCCTTTCAGTGCGGGGCCACACGGCCTGTTGGGCACCTCGGTCACCGTCCTCTGGCTTCCGGACGGCAAGGCTGTCGCATATACGGAAGACGCCCACGCAGGGAAGTTGATCGAAGATCCATCAGAGGTCGAGAAACTACGGCTGTCCTACGATCTACTGAGGGACTTAGCCCTGTCGCCGCGAGATTCCGTGGCGTTCATCGAGCGACTGCTGGAGGAGAACAAACCATGCGCCCCCGACCCGACCTGAGCACGGCACAGTGGCGTAAGTCCAGCTACAGCAACGGCGACGGCGGCCAGTGCGTCGAGGTGTCCGACGGCCACCCCGGCGTCATCCCCGTCCGCGACAGCAAGACCCCGACCGGCCCGGTGCTTCTCCTCACTCCCGCCGCGTGGGGCCACTTCGTCGCCTTCGCCGGCACGCAGGCCCATGCCTAGCCCCGACCCGAGCGCCATCCCGTGGCGCAAGTCCAGCTACAGCAACGGCGACGGCGGGGAGTGTGTCGAGGTGTCCGACGGCCACCCCGGCGTCATCCCCGTCCGCGACAGCAAGACCCCGACCGGCCCGGTGCTTCTCCTCACTCCCGCCGCGTGGGGCCACTTCGTCGCCTTCGCCGGCACGCAGGCCCATGCCTAGCCCCGACCCGAGCGCCATCCCGTGGCGCAAGTCCAGCTACAGCAACGGCGACGGCGGCAACTGCGTCGAGGTGGCC
Above is a window of Streptomyces sp. NBC_01498 DNA encoding:
- a CDS encoding helix-turn-helix domain-containing protein gives rise to the protein MLAKELARLREESGMSLAELGEATTYDRAYLHKLETGARIGSPEVIAALEAVYGTAGHLMMLWQLAREDAFADKYKRFMQLESKATVQYAYSAGAIHGLLQTEGYAREVFEAARPRDEHDLTEEIAARLGRQELLRRENAPHFRTVLDESVLRRKTRDPEEWGRQLEHLLEASRLPNVTLQVLPFSAGPHGLLGTSVTVLWLPDGKAVAYTEDAHAGKLIEDPSEVEKLRLSYDLLRDLALSPRDSVAFIERLLEENKPCAPDPT
- a CDS encoding DUF397 domain-containing protein — protein: MRPRPDLSTAQWRKSSYSNGDGGQCVEVSDGHPGVIPVRDSKTPTGPVLLLTPAAWGHFVAFAGTQAHA
- a CDS encoding DUF397 domain-containing protein, which gives rise to MPSPDPSAIPWRKSSYSNGDGGECVEVSDGHPGVIPVRDSKTPTGPVLLLTPAAWGHFVAFAGTQAHA